The following are from one region of the Corynebacterium hindlerae genome:
- a CDS encoding SpaH/EbpB family LPXTG-anchored major pilin: MNLRKRTFAALFVASLAFSATPVVIAQETEVNTPAAIPAIPEKVTLKIHKLKGLESRNPSNGLPLEQNPDGTEAVNGVKFTVSKVKDIDLKTDEGWKKVKDQTPESVKGNVENPQTITTEDGVATAKDLAPGLYLVEEEANPKDNQGNALVKSAPFLITLPLTHPTERTRWLDEVHVYPKNQATEKPVKKIASDKPVNVGDTITYTIESKIPTLPEGKSLTGYNVLDRLPKELADGKVAKVELDGEDFTYYNVETKGNALMVKVFEDTVAAFSELAGKTLKVTIEATVKEAPQGTLDNESFVLPNDPGTDYDIENGPVPTPSNKVKSMFGKVNVVKQGEDENTKLKDATFQLHRCDDKNKAVAGPIKVDGKTDFVTGEEGTVSISGIHLGNVQPNEEGTDTYTDVWANSGKNFCLVETKAPEGYELLAEPVKIELTADGNTQQLVTADSTIKNVKHNGGFNLPMTGGIGTWVSIIAGLLGLAAAAFYFFAPRRNKN, from the coding sequence ATGAACCTTCGCAAGCGCACCTTCGCGGCCCTGTTCGTCGCCTCGCTGGCCTTTTCCGCGACACCCGTCGTGATCGCCCAGGAGACGGAAGTAAATACCCCAGCAGCCATCCCGGCCATCCCTGAGAAGGTGACGCTGAAGATTCACAAGCTTAAAGGGCTGGAATCCAGGAACCCTTCGAATGGCCTTCCACTGGAACAGAACCCAGACGGTACCGAAGCTGTCAATGGTGTGAAATTCACCGTATCTAAAGTCAAAGACATTGACCTCAAGACCGATGAGGGCTGGAAGAAGGTGAAAGACCAGACCCCGGAGAGTGTCAAGGGCAACGTAGAAAATCCTCAGACGATAACGACTGAAGATGGCGTAGCCACCGCCAAGGATCTCGCCCCTGGCCTCTACCTGGTGGAAGAAGAGGCAAACCCGAAGGACAACCAGGGCAATGCGCTGGTGAAGTCTGCGCCATTCCTCATCACCCTGCCGTTGACTCACCCCACCGAGCGCACGCGCTGGCTGGACGAGGTGCACGTGTACCCGAAGAACCAGGCGACCGAAAAGCCAGTGAAGAAGATCGCGTCTGACAAGCCGGTAAACGTTGGGGACACCATCACCTACACCATCGAATCAAAGATTCCGACCTTGCCTGAGGGCAAGTCCCTGACCGGCTACAACGTGCTCGATCGTCTGCCGAAGGAGCTCGCCGATGGCAAGGTAGCCAAGGTTGAGTTGGATGGGGAAGACTTCACCTACTACAACGTGGAGACCAAGGGGAACGCCCTGATGGTGAAGGTCTTTGAAGATACCGTTGCCGCGTTTTCCGAGTTGGCGGGTAAGACTTTAAAAGTCACGATCGAAGCAACGGTGAAAGAGGCTCCGCAAGGGACCCTCGATAATGAATCCTTCGTACTGCCGAATGATCCTGGCACCGATTACGACATTGAGAACGGCCCGGTGCCGACCCCTTCCAACAAAGTGAAGTCCATGTTTGGCAAGGTGAATGTGGTTAAGCAGGGCGAGGATGAGAACACGAAGCTGAAGGACGCAACTTTCCAACTGCACCGCTGCGACGACAAAAACAAAGCTGTGGCGGGCCCAATCAAGGTCGACGGCAAGACGGACTTTGTGACCGGTGAAGAAGGAACGGTATCCATTTCTGGCATTCACCTCGGAAACGTCCAGCCGAATGAAGAAGGCACTGACACCTACACTGATGTGTGGGCAAATAGCGGAAAGAATTTCTGCTTGGTGGAAACCAAGGCTCCGGAAGGGTACGAACTGCTGGCTGAGCCGGTAAAGATTGAACTGACGGCTGACGGCAACACACAGCAGCTGGTGACGGCAGATTCCACAATCAAGAACGTTAAGCACAACGGTGGCTTCAACCTGCCGATGACTGGTGGGATCGGTACTTGGGTGAGCATTATCGCCGGTTTGCTGGGATTAGCGGCTGCAGCGTTCTACTTCTTTGCACCCCGCCGCAACAAGAACTAG
- a CDS encoding LPXTG cell wall anchor domain-containing protein: MRRGVAALMVTVALISTPTMTATAVELFPATARASLADIATGNIHVVLTPGNPYDDKPSRPIAGVPVGIKKLDFDLNSPDDIALLEQATMAELVEKAANLPFFLIENTDHNGEVTFRDLSAGIYLVASPLTDADFHPLVVSVPAWDKETKTWRATAEARPKPRPKSPESAPYLPPRITTVDPPQSVPSHPATEEQHRNKGLGRLAQTGANVLGIAGIALALLALGVMIVRRNKRN; encoded by the coding sequence ATGCGTAGAGGTGTTGCTGCCTTGATGGTCACCGTGGCCCTCATATCCACCCCGACGATGACCGCCACTGCGGTAGAACTCTTTCCCGCAACCGCCCGGGCCTCGCTCGCGGATATCGCCACCGGCAACATTCACGTCGTGCTCACACCGGGGAACCCTTACGACGACAAACCATCCCGCCCGATCGCTGGGGTCCCGGTGGGAATTAAAAAACTCGATTTCGACCTGAACAGCCCTGACGACATCGCCCTTCTGGAACAAGCAACGATGGCTGAGCTCGTCGAAAAGGCAGCTAACTTACCTTTCTTCCTCATCGAAAACACCGACCACAACGGAGAGGTCACCTTCCGCGACCTGAGCGCCGGTATCTATTTGGTCGCCTCGCCGCTTACCGACGCCGACTTCCACCCACTCGTTGTCTCCGTTCCTGCTTGGGACAAGGAAACCAAGACGTGGCGCGCCACCGCGGAAGCTCGTCCAAAGCCACGTCCGAAATCCCCCGAGTCCGCCCCTTACCTTCCGCCGAGGATTACCACAGTTGATCCGCCGCAGTCCGTGCCATCCCATCCGGCTACTGAAGAGCAGCATCGGAATAAAGGGCTCGGTCGTTTGGCCCAAACAGGTGCCAACGTGCTCGGGATAGCAGGAATCGCTCTAGCGCTCCTGGCGCTGGGTGTCATGATAGTGCGACGAAACAAAAGGAATTAA
- a CDS encoding AI-2E family transporter has translation MSADNTTGTETSPDRALDPLDVIESATEGPTNKVVKGELVDRSSILGQDGRWLAGWALRFIILALAGFILWKGLGQVWTGLLPILLAILVSTVLWPPVKWLRSKKWPSGLAVSTVLLLSIGVIVGTFTAMAPSIANQSKELVDRASEGLVKLESWVQGPPFNLKIDQVTGFLNDIMVKVQEQASGIASGVAQGVSTASSVLVTLGVMLVLTFFFLKDGDRFLLWVRRTTGSNAGWHLTEVLMRTWNTLAGYIRAQAAVSLIDAVIIGLGLVVLGVPLAFVLAVLTFFAGFIPIVGAVAAGALAVLVALVSNGLTTAIIVLALVILVQQLEGNVLSPILQSRAMNLHPAIVLLSVTVGSSLFGIVGAFLAVPIAASIAVWLRYHADLVSLRSGELTVDDIKIETARSAGNTNSAEDAFEAIHERFSKLGRHSSKTREKSDNLAVNVEEE, from the coding sequence ATGAGTGCTGACAACACAACCGGGACGGAAACCTCACCTGATCGCGCGTTAGATCCGCTCGACGTCATTGAGTCAGCCACTGAGGGCCCTACCAATAAGGTTGTTAAAGGCGAGCTGGTTGATCGATCTTCGATCCTCGGGCAGGATGGCCGCTGGCTAGCTGGCTGGGCGCTGCGTTTTATTATTCTTGCGCTTGCCGGTTTCATCCTTTGGAAGGGCCTGGGTCAGGTCTGGACAGGTTTGCTTCCTATTTTGCTTGCCATTTTAGTTTCCACGGTTTTGTGGCCACCGGTGAAGTGGCTGCGCAGCAAGAAGTGGCCGTCCGGCCTCGCAGTGAGCACCGTTTTGCTCTTGAGCATCGGCGTGATTGTCGGAACATTCACGGCTATGGCCCCAAGCATTGCCAACCAGTCTAAAGAGCTGGTGGACCGCGCCTCCGAAGGCCTGGTGAAGTTGGAAAGCTGGGTGCAAGGCCCACCGTTCAACCTCAAGATTGACCAGGTAACGGGGTTCCTGAATGACATCATGGTGAAGGTGCAGGAACAGGCGTCCGGCATCGCATCAGGCGTTGCACAAGGCGTATCAACCGCCTCGTCCGTGCTGGTCACCCTCGGTGTCATGTTGGTCCTCACCTTCTTCTTCCTGAAAGACGGCGATCGCTTCCTGCTGTGGGTGCGTCGCACCACTGGCTCCAATGCGGGGTGGCACCTGACCGAGGTGCTGATGCGTACATGGAATACGCTTGCGGGTTACATCCGCGCGCAGGCGGCAGTGTCGCTTATCGACGCCGTCATCATCGGGCTCGGCCTGGTAGTACTCGGGGTTCCCCTTGCCTTCGTCCTCGCGGTACTCACGTTCTTCGCCGGTTTCATCCCGATCGTGGGTGCGGTCGCTGCTGGCGCTTTGGCAGTGCTGGTTGCTTTGGTCTCCAATGGGCTCACCACCGCGATTATCGTTCTCGCGCTGGTCATCTTGGTGCAGCAGCTGGAGGGCAACGTTCTGTCCCCAATCCTGCAGTCCAGGGCCATGAACCTGCACCCAGCCATCGTTCTGCTGTCCGTGACTGTGGGTTCAAGCCTGTTCGGAATCGTCGGCGCATTCTTGGCCGTCCCTATTGCAGCTTCCATTGCGGTGTGGCTGCGTTACCACGCCGATCTGGTCTCACTGCGATCCGGGGAGCTCACCGTGGATGACATTAAAATTGAGACAGCTCGTTCAGCTGGCAACACCAACTCTGCCGAAGATGCTTTTGAAGCAATTCATGAGCGATTCAGCAAGCTCGGCCGCCACTCCTCCAAGACAAGAGAGAAGTCTGACAACCTGGCAGTCAACGTAGAGGAAGAGTAG
- a CDS encoding class C sortase, whose amino-acid sequence MGKHQLVTEQRPARPRHRALVALLIALVSLAVMVYPVAVTYYNNTRQAKVAEENRAAQQAINPAERKMWLESAREYNETETNQPILDPWLARVSKDNAPYRNYLDELAASDIMATLTIPSIKSELPIYHGTDTETLERGIGHLYGSALPVGGEGAHSVLTGHTGLTSATLFDKLDKVAVGDAFFIDVMGETLKYEVESIEIVLPEETESLVAQPGRDLVTLITCTPYAVNTHRLLVHGQRVPYDPVKDADYAGKIAVWQTWMWVVVAIVVLALAVITFLILRGRTQRRQDA is encoded by the coding sequence ATGGGAAAGCATCAACTAGTCACTGAGCAGCGCCCCGCACGGCCTCGACACCGTGCGCTCGTGGCGCTGCTCATTGCGCTTGTTTCCCTAGCTGTCATGGTGTACCCAGTCGCCGTGACGTACTACAACAACACTCGTCAGGCGAAGGTTGCCGAAGAAAATCGTGCTGCGCAGCAGGCGATAAATCCTGCTGAGCGAAAAATGTGGCTGGAATCGGCGAGAGAATACAACGAGACTGAAACCAACCAACCCATCCTTGACCCGTGGCTCGCTCGCGTTTCTAAGGACAATGCGCCGTACCGCAACTATCTTGATGAGCTTGCGGCAAGTGACATCATGGCGACGTTGACCATCCCCAGCATCAAAAGTGAACTTCCGATCTATCACGGCACTGATACAGAAACGCTGGAGCGGGGCATTGGACACCTGTATGGGTCGGCGCTGCCGGTCGGCGGTGAAGGTGCCCATTCAGTGCTCACGGGACACACCGGTCTGACTTCAGCCACGTTGTTCGACAAGCTCGACAAGGTTGCGGTGGGAGATGCGTTCTTCATCGACGTGATGGGGGAAACCCTCAAATACGAGGTGGAGAGCATAGAAATTGTGTTGCCGGAAGAGACTGAAAGTCTCGTAGCTCAACCCGGTCGAGACCTAGTAACCCTCATTACCTGTACCCCGTACGCTGTGAATACGCACCGATTGCTCGTGCACGGCCAGCGCGTCCCATATGACCCCGTCAAGGATGCCGACTATGCCGGGAAAATCGCGGTGTGGCAGACCTGGATGTGGGTGGTGGTTGCCATCGTGGTGCTGGCACTGGCTGTTATTACCTTCCTCATTCTTCGTGGACGTACCCAAAGGAGGCAAGATGCGTAG